TTGCTGCCCAGGGGGTTGATCGCAAAGCTCAGCACTTTGCCGGTGGCATCACGCAGGTTGCCGGTGCCCAGCAACGGCAGTTCAACGATAGGACCGTTTGCGATATTCCATACGCCAAAGGTCTGGCCGAAGTCAGCCTTGTGCCGCTCGATACCCATCTTGCCCGACACATCGATCAACCCGACAATCCCCACCGTGGTGTTAATCACGAAGCGGCCGAAGGTGGTGACGGAGCGCTCACCATTGCCCTGCAGCAGGTCATTGATAAACACCTTGGGTTCGCCGAAGTTGGCGACGAAGTTATGCACGCCCGCCTGCAAGAACCCAGGCAAATGCCGGTAACCGCGTGCCACCGGGGCCAGGGCGTAATCATCCACCGTGCGATTGAAGGCGAAGACCCCGCGATTGAGCGGCTCTGCCGGGTCATGAACCGTATCGCCGAGGCGGTCACAGGGGGAGGGCAGTGGTTCAGGCGCGCTCGCGCAGCCACTGGCGAGTACAACGACAAAACCGACAATGGCGGAGCGTACAACAGGCGTGGCGCGTTTGATGGTTAGCATGCAGGGCATCTCGACAAGGATTGGTGGCGATCCTGCCTGGGTTTTTTTGCCTGAAGATTTCCGCTTTATTGCCTGCCTGTCGCTTTATTACCGAGTTGAAATATATGACGCAGCGCCAGGAATGATTTTAGATACGCACTTGCGAACCCATTGCGCCAGCGAGCCCACCGTGAGCCATCTATTACTGGTCGATGACGATATTGAAGTCCTCGCCCTGCTGCAGAAGTTCCTCGAACAGCACGGCTACAGCGTGGAAGTCGCCACCGATGGCCCGTCGCTGTGGCGAGCGCTGGAGCGGCGTTTGCCGGACCTGATCATCCTCGACGTCATGCTTCCCGGCGACAGCGGCCTGGTGCTCTGCCAGCAGCTGCG
The genomic region above belongs to Pseudomonas poae and contains:
- a CDS encoding VacJ family lipoprotein; translated protein: MLTIKRATPVVRSAIVGFVVVLASGCASAPEPLPSPCDRLGDTVHDPAEPLNRGVFAFNRTVDDYALAPVARGYRHLPGFLQAGVHNFVANFGEPKVFINDLLQGNGERSVTTFGRFVINTTVGIVGLIDVSGKMGIERHKADFGQTFGVWNIANGPIVELPLLGTGNLRDATGKVLSFAINPLGSNSDTVETLGTVSTVGGIVDGRAEALPFTEQLRQQPDYYRALRDSTAERRADFVLEGKAGRVAAYPSVCVKGEQHGE